The following coding sequences lie in one Cyanobacterium sp. Dongsha4 genomic window:
- a CDS encoding glycosyltransferase, which yields MNLYFLFPQMHINSGGHIAQMKFMAIAQSLTNAYPVTYERKEKGVLYLEDIIKQTSTANSDIYVIHWGPHINKLLTKLKHHNVVYIAHSTGYKFEIPPQVPIIAVSKHSQAYWGRYAPNSLIFHLPNEISPQYQNRHQERPIDVLIQKRKSSQYLLKQLIPALKPHCNLFLIDSWVEDLGTLFNQSKVYLYDSSEYWIQAGATEGFGLPPLEAMACGCTVFSSVNDALSDYLDPSFNSYKLRVYSQEYDVQRILKVVNNWQDNDYEQLLKPYRIESIEVRFKHILSEINEFFLHQQKYQKNIPLIKKNRWQIIKKIISKIKR from the coding sequence ATGAATCTTTATTTTCTCTTTCCTCAAATGCACATTAATAGTGGTGGTCATATTGCTCAAATGAAATTTATGGCGATCGCACAATCTCTTACTAATGCTTATCCTGTCACCTACGAACGCAAAGAAAAGGGTGTTTTGTACTTAGAGGATATAATTAAACAGACTTCCACGGCTAATTCTGATATTTATGTTATTCACTGGGGACCTCATATAAACAAACTCTTAACAAAACTTAAACATCACAATGTTGTTTACATAGCACATAGTACGGGTTATAAATTTGAAATACCGCCACAAGTACCAATAATCGCCGTCAGTAAACATTCTCAAGCCTACTGGGGAAGATATGCCCCCAATTCCCTCATTTTCCATTTACCAAACGAAATTTCCCCTCAATATCAAAATCGACATCAAGAGCGCCCCATTGATGTTTTAATACAAAAAAGAAAATCCTCTCAATATTTACTTAAACAATTAATACCAGCCTTAAAACCTCACTGTAATTTATTTTTAATTGATTCATGGGTAGAGGATTTAGGTACATTATTTAATCAAAGTAAAGTCTATCTTTATGACTCAAGTGAATATTGGATTCAAGCAGGAGCAACAGAAGGTTTTGGTTTACCTCCCCTAGAAGCAATGGCTTGTGGTTGCACAGTTTTTTCCAGTGTAAATGACGCTTTATCAGATTATTTAGATCCTAGTTTTAACAGCTATAAATTAAGGGTTTATTCTCAAGAATATGATGTTCAAAGAATTTTAAAAGTGGTTAATAATTGGCAAGATAATGATTATGAACAGCTATTAAAACCCTACCGCATTGAATCTATAGAAGTTCGATTTAAACATATTTTATCAGAGATAAATGAGTTTTTTTTACATCAACAAAAGTATCAAAAAAATATTCCTTTAATCAAAAAAAATAGATGGCAAATCATCAAAAAAATTATCAGCAAAATCA